A genomic stretch from Octopus sinensis linkage group LG14, ASM634580v1, whole genome shotgun sequence includes:
- the LOC115218741 gene encoding protocadherin gamma-C4 isoform X9 → MRITACLVLFYLHTCLCVDFTYHVKEGSQPGTYLGDIGVNTHLMETVSFNDPSSIRFSQLQKDITGSSQLFNVSERGKLYTSQPLDAESLCKYNTECFKMVDIAVRKRKSFIKILEIKVIIEDVNDHQPQFPVKQINVQFDEGDGKGMTKSIPNAIDSDVGILNSQITYELKNSEHNPFKLAVSKRADGSYSLGITLENKLDREKKDTYMLQVIAKDGGSPPKEGVLNVQITVSDINDNQPVFAQSIYYVTINNRTLKRTPIVILSANDLDANRNGKISFHFSSKTSDTAKSYFKLNENTGEIFLDEKFKQVKKTYKLFIEARDGGIPPLSSIATVLVNVMDKQNNAPTIDVNFSELTGNTAIISEETEVGSFIAYVKVTDNDIGNNGKVTCKLFHENLQLKGLGEKRYKVIVKATVDRETKNKLDFVITCEDHGSPPLKTEKRFFIKVMDANDVQPHFTKDTFKFLTYENEKTDFPVGFINATDPDLGSGGQLSYSLLGSNKRILPFQISNFGFISTTQPLDHEQQEVYEFKVLVRDNGTPSLNNTAKVIVEVMDENDNAPYFIFPSVDPFSLDVYYQPQSKNDITVLRASDRDSRQNAFLRYEIFGGNGRMLFKVNPYTGVLSFSRTVYQNDAGTYNLELSVKDSGTPVLSATTTLSLTLSVSNTTSKLLTAVHLQSDAKIHINLFIIIIVAAVTVSVLLVISITVCIVRRSNQRNAIHRTVLEPSNNLMDENRQTEYLCAKQMSSKQESSQSRTQSIIEIHSQTLKKGTHQSPVRVPTANRNWFPYTDTETRRPSQELYPATRLTKLH, encoded by the coding sequence ATGCGGATTACTGCTTGTTTGGTATTgttttatctacatacatgcctgtgtgtagaTTTTACATACCATGTTAAAGAAGGTAGCCAACCTGGTACTTATCTTGGGGATATTGGCGTTAACACAcatttgatggaaactgtatcTTTCAATGACCCCAGTTCGATACGATTCAGCCAACTACAAAAAGATATTACAGGCAGTTCTCAGTTATTCAATGTCTCTGAAAGAGGAAAATTGTACACTTCTCAACCGCTGGATGCTGAGTCTCTTTGTAAATACAATACTGAGTGTTTTAAAATGGTAGATATTGCAGTAcgaaaaagaaaatcttttattAAGATATTAGAAATCAAAGTAATAATAGAAGACGTCAATGACCATCAGCCTCAGTTTCCTGTCAAACAAATCAATGTTCAGTTTGATGAAGGGGATGGGAAAGGAATGACTAAATCAATACCCAATGCTATTGATAGCGATGTTGGTATATTAAATTCTCAGATCACCTATGAGTTGAAAAATAGTGAGCATAACCCATTTAAGCTAGCTGTTTCTAAAAGAGCCGACGGATCATACTCTCTTGGAATtactttagaaaataaattagacagagagaaaaaagacacTTACATGTTACAAGTTATTGCCAAAGATGGTGGTTCTCCACCAAAAGAAGGTGTTTTGAATGTTCAAATAACAGTCAGCGACATCAATGATAACCAACCGGTTTTTGCCCAGAGTATATATTATGTTACTATTAATAATAGAACTCTAAAAAGGACACCAATTGTAATATTGTCTGCAAATGATTTAGATGCCAATAGAAATGGTAAAATTTCCTTTCACTTCAGTTCAAAAACATCCGATACTGCCAAATCTTATTTCAAATTGAATGAAAATACTGGTGAGATATTTTTAGATGAAAAATTCAAACAAGTGAAGAAAACTTACAAGTTGTTTATTGAAGCTAGAGACGGAGGAATCCCCCCTCTCAGTTCAATAGCAACTGTATTGGTAAATGTTATGGACAAACAAAATAATGCTCCTACAATAGATGTTAACTTTTCAGAGTTAACTGGAAATACAGCCATCATATCTGAGGAAACTGAAGTTGGCAGTTTTATTGCTTATGTCAAAGTTACTGACAATGACATAGGGAACAATGGCAAAGTAACTTGTAAATTATTTCATGAAAACCTACAATTAAAGGGCCTTGGTGAAAAAAGATATAAGGTAATAGTAAAAGCTACTGTTGATAGAGAAACTAAAAACAAACTAGATTTCGTAATTACTTGTGAAGATCACGGATCTCCGCctttaaagacagaaaaaagattttttattaaagttatgGATGCAAATGATGTACAACCTCACTTTACTAAAGATACCTTTAAGTTTCTTACCTATGAAAATGAAAAAACTGATTTCCCCGTGGGATTCATCAATGCCACTGACCCAGATTTGGGTTCTGGAGGTCAACTGTCTTACTCATTATTAGGAAGTAATAAACGCATTCTCCCATTTCAAATCTCAAATTTTGGATTTATCTCAACTACTCAGCCATTAGACCATGAACAGCAGGAGGTGTATGAATTTAAAGTTTTAGTAAGAGACAATGGAACTCCTTCATTAAACAACACAGCAAAGGTTATAGTTGAAGTTAtggatgaaaatgacaatgcCCCTTACTTTATTTTTCCCAGTGTAGACCCTTTCAGCCTTGATGTTTACTACCAACCTCAAAGCAAAAATGACATTACAGTTCTGAGAGCTTCTGATAGAGACAGTCGTCAGAATGCTTTTCTGAGATATGAAATATTTGGAGGTAATGGTAGAATGTTATTTAAAGTTAATCCATACACTGGTGTTTTGTCCTTCTCACGAACAGTCTACCAAAATGATGCAGGAACGTATAATCTTGAGCTATCGGTCAAAGATAGTGGTACACCTGTTTTATCAGCAACAACTACCTTATCCTTGACATTATCTGTTAGTAATACCACATCCAAGCTGTTGACAGCAGTGCATTTGCAATCAGATGCCAAAATACATATCAACCTCTTTATCATAATCATAGTGGCAGCAGTGACAGTATCTGTTTTGTTAGTTATTTCAATAACGGTGTGCATTGTTAGGAGAAGCAACCAACGAAAtgccattcatcggacagttttagAACCATCAAACAATCTTATGGATGAAAACAGACAAACTGAATATTTATGTGCTAAACAAATGTCCTCCAAGCAGGAGTCAAGTCAAAGCAGGACACAATCAATCATAGAAATTCATAGCCAAACGCTGAAGAAGGGGACACATCAG